One window of Vigna radiata var. radiata cultivar VC1973A unplaced genomic scaffold, Vradiata_ver6 scaffold_500, whole genome shotgun sequence genomic DNA carries:
- the LOC106778641 gene encoding uncharacterized protein LOC106778641: MNDFLRHHPVEFNGKVTPDEADDWICKLEKIFDVIECTEGQKLVFATYMLAGEAEYWWRGMWRGMDARGEVATWVDFRNKFLERYFPISAKQERERQFLALQQGNMSVQEYKERFEYLARFYTQDLPEEWKCRRFEQGFRHQILKPLIHLKIKDFPELVEQALVAERLDESTRVMRNQKGNSSGDKSQRKPYDRPPQDKPGMLKCFACGGDHLRRNCPTFPNANKDMRTCYTCNKQGHISRDCPQKKTFNGTYQKPNNGERPQAAGRVFAMIGEEPKSSGNLIPDI, encoded by the coding sequence ATGAATGATTTTCTGCGTCACCACCCTGTCGAGTTTAATGGCAAAGTAACCCCTGATGAGGCAGATGATTGGATTTGTAAGcttgaaaaaatatttgatgtgATTGAATGCACAGAGGGTCAGAAGTTGGTTTTTGCTACGTACATGCTAGCAGGTGAGGCAGAATATTGGTGGCGTGGCATGTGGAGAGGAATGGATGCTAGGGGAGAAGTGGCAACTTGGGTGGATTTCAGGAATAAATTTTTGGAGAGATACTTTCCAATCAGTGCAAAACAGGAACGAGAAAGACAATTTTTAGCTTTACAACAGGGAAATATGTCAGTGCAGGAATACAAAGAGAGATTCGAGTATCTGGCACGATTTTATACACAAGATCTTCCTGAGGAATGGAAGTGTAGGAGGTTCGAGCAAGGATTTCGTCATCAGATATTGAAACCACTCATTCATCTTAAAATTAAGGATTTTCCGGAACTGGTGGAGCAGGCTTTGGTTGCCGAGAGACTGGACGAGTCAACACGCGTGATGAGAAATCAAAAGGGTAATTCCTCGGGAGACAAATCGCAAAGGAAGCCGTATGATAGGCCACCTCAGGATAAACCTGGGATgctaaagtgttttgcatgtGGAGGAGACCATCTCCGAAGGAATTGTCCTACGTTTCCAAATGCTAATAAGGATATGAGGACATGTTACACCTGTAATAAGCAAGGGCATATATCTCGGGATTGTCCTCAGAAGAAGACGTTCAATGGAACTTATCAAAAGCCCAATAATGGAGAAAGGCCACAAGCAGCAGGTAGAGTGTTCGCCATGATAGGGGAAGAGCCTAAAAGTTCAGGTAATTTGATTCCGGATATTTGA
- the LOC106778643 gene encoding metalloendoproteinase 2-MMP-like codes for MNILQQQRCFNLLLTTFVVVFLTTTLSPVSARLFPNVSSIPNWNSSHVPPAGAWNAYLNFTGCSRGKAYDGLSNLKIYFHYFGYIPTAPPSNFTDDFDDELEEAIKTYQKNFNLNITGELDDATMQQIVRPRCGVADVINGTTTMNSGKSNTTSTPKFHTVAHYSFFDGKPRWPEGTEELTYAFDPDNGLDDTVKGVFSNAFKRWAEVTTISFSEASSYAVADIRIGFYSGDHGDGEPFDGVLGTLAHAFSPTNGMFHLDQEEDWVATGDVTQASVSNAVDLESVAVHEIGHLLGLGHSSVEEAIMYPTISAKTRKVELADDDIEGIQVLYGSNPNYTGTPSTSRENDSSDGVRHVQATWSMLFSCIFLFL; via the coding sequence ATGAACATTCTCCAACAACAACGTTGTTTCAACCTTCTTCTAACAACGTTCGTAGTAGTTTTTCTCACCACAACACTTTCACCAGTCTCGGCTCGTTTATTCCCCAACGTCTCCTCAATACCAAACTGGAACTCCTCCCACGTGCCCCCAGCCGGCGCGTGGAACGCGTACCTCAACTTCACCGGATGCAGTCGGGGGAAAGCCTACGACGGCCTTTCCAATCTCAAAATCTACTTCCATTACTTCGGCTACATACCCACCGCGCCGCCGTCCAACTTCACCGATGACTTCGATGATGAGCTCGAAGAAGCCATCAAAACCTACCAGAAAAATTTCAACCTCAACATCACCGGTGAGCTAGACGATGCTACGATGCAGCAAATCGTGCGCCCAAGGTGTGGCGTGGCCGATGTGATCAACGGTACCACAACAATGAACTCCGGTAAGTCGAACACCACGTCCACGCCGAAGTTCCACACAGTGGCCCACTACTCGTTCTTCGATGGCAAGCCACGGTGGCCGGAGGGTACAGAAGAACTAACCTACGCGTTTGACCCTGACAACGGCCTTGATGACACTGTGAAGGGCGTTTTCAGTAACGCGTTTAAGAGATGGGCAGAGGTTACCACAATCTCGTTCAGCGAAGCGTCGTCGTATGCGGTTGCGGATATCAGGATAGGGTTTTACAGTGGTGATCACGGGGATGGCGAACCGTTCGACGGAGTGTTGGGGACGTTGGCGCACGCTTTCTCGCCGACGAACGGGATGTTCCACCTCGACCAGGAGGAGGACTGGGTGGCCACCGGCGACGTCACTCAGGCCTCCGTGTCGAACGCCGTGGACCTGGAATCCGTGGCGGTGCACGAGATAGGCCATTTGCTCGGCCTCGGACACTCCTCAGTTGAAGAAGCCATCATGTACCCTACGATTTCGGCGAAAACGAGAAAGGTCGAACTCGCCGATGATGATATTGAAGGGATTCAAGTTCTCTACGGTTCCAATCCTAACTACACTGGCACACCCTCTACTTCGCGCGAGAACGATTCCAGCGACGGTGTTCGTCACGTGCAGGCCACGTGGAGCATGCTTTTCTCCTGTATCTTCCTCTTCCTATGA